Proteins encoded within one genomic window of Besnoitia besnoiti strain Bb-Ger1 chromosome II, whole genome shotgun sequence:
- a CDS encoding Gar1 protein RNA binding region protein (encoded by transcript BESB_038010), with protein MSGRGRGSFRGRGGGGRGGRGSFGGRGGGRGGFGGGGFNQGPPDQIIEAGEVMHACESQLVVKGTLSQQVPYFNGRVFLENKEEIGKIDEILGPINEMLFSVRLNEGIKASSVKPNTKFYIDSQQTLPLSRFLPKPPLAKGQKKEGGAAGGRGGGRGGRGGFGRGGGRGGGFGRGGGGGRGGGGRGGGFMARGSFNRGGGGGRGRGGSRGS; from the exons ATGAGCGGCAGAGGCCGGGGATCGTTTCGCGGTCGTGGAGGCGGtggcagaggaggccgcggatctttcggcggccgcggaggaggccgcggcggcttcggcggAGGAG GATTCAACCAGGGCCCTCCCGACCAGATCATAG AGGCCGGCGAAGTCATGCATGCCTGCGAGTCGCAGCTCGTTGTCAAGGGCACTCTGTCGCAGCAAGTCCCGTACTTCAACGGTCGCGTCTTCCTGGAGAACAAAGAAGAGATCGGCAAAATCGATGAAATCCTAGGCCCAATCAACGAGATG CTCTTCTCCGTCCGCCTGAACGAGGGCATCAAGGCCTCATCTGTCAAGCCTAACACCAAG TTTTACATCGACTCTCAACAGACGCTTCCGCTCAGCCGCTTTCTGCCAAAGCCGCCTCTCGCCAAGGGCCAGAAGAAAG AgggcggagccgcaggcgggcgcggcggcggccgtggagggcgcggggggTTCGGTCGtggaggcggtcgcggcggaggcttcgggcgcggtggcggcggcggccgaggaggcggcggccgaggaggcggcttCATGGCGCGTGGATCTTTCAA ccgcggcggcggtggaggccgcggccgtggAGGCTCCAGGGGATCGTAA